Proteins from one Agelaius phoeniceus isolate bAgePho1 chromosome 10, bAgePho1.hap1, whole genome shotgun sequence genomic window:
- the DVL3 gene encoding segment polarity protein dishevelled homolog DVL-3 isoform X1, producing MAAAETKIIYHLDEQETPYLVKLPIPAERVTLGDFKGLLNRPNYKFYFKSMDDDFGVVKEEISDDNAKLPCFNGRVVSWLVSAEGSHSDAGSVCADNQTELPPSMERTGGIGDSRPPSFHPNTGGSRENLDNETETDSVVSSQRERPRRTDGPEHAPRVNGTVKGERRRDLGGYESSSTLMSSELETTSFFDSDEDDSTSRFSSSTEQSSASRLMRRHKRRRRKQKAPRIERSSSFSSITDSTMSLNIITVTLNMEKYNFLGISIVGQSNERGDGGIYIGSIMKGGAVAADGRIEPGDMLLQVNDINFENMSNDDAVRVLREIVHKPGPITLTVAKCWDPSPRGCFSLPRSKWIADPPLALVPSSFAPQRIWAGPDSPCSDPGEPIRPIDPAAWVSHTAAMTGTYPAYGMSPSMSTITSTSSSITSSIPETERLDDFHLSIHSDMATIVKAMASPESGLEVRDRMWLKITIPNAFIGSDVVDWLYHHVEGFTDRRESRKYASNLLKAGYIRHTVNKITFSEQCYYIFGDLCGNMANLSLHDHDGSSGASDQDTLAPLPHPGAAPWPMAFPYQYPPPHPYNPHPGFPDPGYSYGGGSAGSQHSEGSRSSGSNRSGSERRKEREKTGESKSGGSGSESDHTTRSSMRRERAASERSVPASQHSQRSQHSLAHSIRSHHSQQSYGPPGLPPLFSPPMLLMPPPPSAMGPPGAPPGRDLASVPPELTASRQSFRMAMGNPTKNYGVFDFL from the exons GGTGGTGAAAGAAGAGATCTCGGATGACAATGCCAAGCTTCCCTGCTTCAACGGCCGGGTGGTGTCGTGG CTGGTGTCTGCAGAGGGTTCCCACTCAGATGCTGGCTCGGTCTGTGCCGATAACCAGACAGAGCTGCCGCCCTCCATGGAGCGCACAGGAGGAATTGGAGACTCCAGGCCCCCCTCTTTCCA CCCTAACACTGGGGGGAGTCGAGAAAACTTGGACAATGAGACAGAGACAGACTCTGTGGTGTCATCACAGAGGGAACGACCTCGTCGGACAGATGGGCCTGAGCATG CACCCAGGGTGAATGGGACAGTGAAGGGAGAGCGGCGCCGAGACCTGGGTGGGTACGAGAGCTCCTCCACACTCATGAGCAGCGAGCTGGAGACCACCAGCTTCTTCGATTCAGATGAAGATGACTCCACCAGCAG GTTTAGCAGTTCaacagaacaaagcagtgcTTCCCGCCTAATGAGGAGGCACAAGCGCCGCCGGAGGAAACAGAAGGCTCCACGCATTGAGCGG TCCTCGTCCTTCAGCAGCATCACAGATTCCACCATGTCCCTGAACATCATCACGGTCACGCTGAATATGG AGAAATACAACTTTCTGGGCATTTCTATTGTGGGACAGAGCAATGAGCGTGGGGATGGAGGCATTTATATTGGCTCTATCATGAAGGGAGGCGCTGTGGCAGCTGATGGCAGGATTGAGCCAGGGGACATGCTCTTGCAG GTAAATGACATCAACTTTGAGAACATGAGCAACGATGATGCTGTGCGGGTGCTGAGGGAGATCGTGCACAAGCCGGG GCCCATCACCCTGACAGTGGCCAAGTGCTGGGACCCCAGTCCGCGGGGCTGCTTCTCGTTACCCAGGAGTAAGTGGATAGCTGACCCACCCTTAGCACTGGTGCCAAGCTCAT TTGCTCCCCAGCGGATCTGGGCTGGGCCAGACTCTCCATGCTCCGATCCGG GTGAGCCCATCCGGCCCATCGACCCGGCAGCCTGGGTGTCTCACACGGCAGCGATGACTGGCACCTACCCAGCGTACGGTATGAGTCCATCCATGAGCACAATCACTTCCACCAGCTCCTCCATcaccagctccatcccagagaCCGAAC GCCTCGATGACTTTCACCTGTCCATCCACAGTGACATGGCCACCATTGTCAAAGCCATGGCCTCACCAGAGTCAGGCCTCGAGGTGCGTGACCGCATGTGGCTGAAGATCACCATCCCCAATGCCTTCATTG GTTCGGATGTGGTAGATTGGCTCTATCACCACGTGGAGGGCTTTACAGACCGCCGTGAGTCCCGCAAATATGCCAGCAACCTGCTGAAGGCTGGCTACATCCGACACACCGTGAACAAGATCACCTTCTCAGAGCAGTGCTACTACATCTTCGGGGACCTCTGTGGAA ACATGGCTAATCTGTCTCTTCATGATCATGATGGCTCCAGCGGTGCCTCTGATCAGGACACTTTGGCTCCGCTCCCCCACCCAGGAGCCGCACCCTGGCCTATGGCCTTCCCATATCAGTATCCACCACCTCATCCATACAACCCCCATCCCGGCTTCCCTGACCCAGGCTACAGCTACGGAGGGGGCAGTGCAGGCAGTCAGCACAGTGAAG GGAGCCGGAGCAGCGGTTCCAATCGCAGTGGCAGcgagaggaggaaggagagagagaagacCGGGGAGTCGAAGTCAGGCGGCAGCGGGAGCGAGTCGGACCACACCACGAGGAGCAGCATGCGGCGCGAGCGTGCGGCCAGCGAGCGCTCGGTGCCggccagccagcacagccagcgCAGCCAGCACTCCCTGGCTCACAGCATCCGCAGCCACCACAGCCAGCAGTCGTACGGCCCGCCCGGCCTCCCCCCTCTCTTCAGCCCCCCCATGTTGCTGATGCCTCCACCGCCGTCAGCCATGGGGCCCCCTGGGGCGCCGCCGGGCCGTGACCTGGCCTCTGTGCCCCCCGAACTGACAGCCAGTAGACAGTCCTTCCGAATGGCCATGGGCAACCCCA CAAAGAATTACGGGGTGTTTGACTTTCTCTGA